Proteins encoded by one window of Deinococcus ruber:
- a CDS encoding sensor histidine kinase, with product MSTPTCIVDFAGTIVSVNTAWTAFMMRNGGDAVACGVGANYLAACDQATEPAPPGTLTMAQGLRGVLSGMLEHFRFEYPCHSPAERRWYSARVTPVMQEDRTPTHAVVVHEEITAHCLAEEHQQRFTQEIDSAVQTRTQDLQVENRELNLFASAISHDLRAPVRHLTGFVGVLKRRRSAALDERDLAIFEQIERASVRLEQTVDQLLTFSRTMHHRISFQEVALTAVVEQAWEAQAPSLAGRTVQFRCAALPIVRGAPTLLQQVFENLLSNAVKYSRWQEAAQIEVGCVSTPEGWDISVRDNGAGFDPALIGKLFLAFSRLHRAEEFEGTGIGLLTVKRIIERHGGQVWATGAIGQGAQFHVLLPNLTAEETASASTTSEG from the coding sequence TTGAGCACCCCCACCTGTATTGTGGATTTTGCCGGCACGATCGTGTCGGTGAATACCGCCTGGACAGCATTTATGATGCGCAATGGTGGCGACGCCGTCGCCTGTGGCGTGGGAGCAAATTACCTCGCAGCGTGTGATCAAGCCACGGAGCCCGCTCCTCCTGGGACTCTCACGATGGCGCAGGGTCTTCGAGGCGTCCTGAGCGGTATGCTGGAACACTTCCGCTTCGAATATCCCTGTCACAGTCCGGCGGAACGCCGCTGGTACAGCGCCCGTGTCACGCCTGTCATGCAGGAGGACCGGACACCTACCCATGCGGTCGTTGTGCACGAAGAGATCACCGCTCACTGCCTAGCGGAGGAACACCAGCAGCGCTTCACTCAGGAGATTGACAGCGCTGTACAGACACGCACGCAGGACTTGCAGGTCGAAAACCGTGAGCTGAATTTGTTTGCGTCTGCCATCTCGCATGACCTGCGCGCCCCGGTTCGTCACCTGACCGGCTTCGTGGGTGTCTTGAAGCGGCGTCGAAGCGCGGCGCTGGACGAACGGGACCTTGCCATTTTCGAGCAGATTGAGCGCGCCTCGGTCCGTCTGGAGCAGACTGTTGATCAGCTCCTGACGTTTTCCCGGACGATGCATCACCGGATCTCCTTCCAGGAAGTGGCCTTGACGGCGGTGGTTGAGCAGGCGTGGGAGGCGCAGGCGCCGTCACTTGCAGGTCGAACAGTCCAGTTCCGCTGCGCTGCCCTGCCTATCGTGCGTGGCGCGCCGACGTTGTTGCAGCAAGTGTTCGAGAATCTGCTGTCGAACGCGGTGAAGTACAGTCGGTGGCAGGAGGCGGCACAGATCGAAGTAGGGTGCGTATCGACGCCGGAAGGCTGGGATATCAGTGTGCGGGATAATGGAGCGGGTTTTGATCCAGCGTTGATTGGAAAGCTGTTTCTGGCGTTCTCACGGCTGCACCGTGCCGAGGAATTCGAGGGGACCGGCATCGGGTTGCTGACGGTGAAGCGGATTATCGAGCGGCATGGCGGGCAGGTGTGGGCCACGGGGGCCATTGGGCAGGGCGCGCAGTTTCATGTGTTGCTCCCCAACCTGACAGCTGAAGAGACAGCAAGCGCGTCAACGACTAGCGAGGGGTGA
- a CDS encoding response regulator, whose amino-acid sequence MNLRERPIHLLLIDDDPADRLMAVLALEQQDEAYQLSLASSSAEVLAAFQGPKERWPELVLLDLALPGTSGLQLLAQLRRVMSPWTVSVVMLTHSELDADIQQAYDDQVSAYLVKPRHLATFSAHLEALLRFWRHAVLINRVV is encoded by the coding sequence ATGAACTTGCGCGAACGTCCGATTCATCTGCTGCTGATAGATGATGACCCAGCAGACCGGCTGATGGCCGTCTTGGCGCTGGAGCAGCAGGACGAAGCGTACCAGCTGAGTCTGGCAAGCAGCAGTGCGGAGGTCTTGGCGGCATTCCAAGGGCCAAAAGAGAGGTGGCCGGAACTGGTGTTGCTGGATCTGGCATTGCCGGGAACGTCCGGCTTGCAGCTCCTGGCGCAGTTGCGCCGGGTGATGTCACCGTGGACAGTGTCGGTTGTCATGCTGACGCACTCTGAGTTGGACGCGGATATCCAGCAGGCGTACGACGATCAGGTGAGCGCGTATTTGGTGAAGCCACGGCACTTGGCAACGTTTTCGGCCCACCTGGAAGCGCTGCTGCGCTTCTGGCGACATGCCGTGCTGATCAACCGAGTCGTGTAG